One stretch of Tribolium castaneum strain GA2 chromosome 5, icTriCast1.1, whole genome shotgun sequence DNA includes these proteins:
- the OstDelta gene encoding dolichyl-diphosphooligosaccharide--protein glycosyltransferase subunit 2 encodes MHFKLLLLAALVLLFSTATHASVGGYICPNDRKKLLTVLVKALINVEGDFSTPYYGIKGFKALNEQVAAVLVKDNCAHIKKYYKADCTPEENFQGLSAWNLLGCSGKLHTDATITNLRTVLESDKSTTSDIRYAAETLKLLGAAIPNGAKVAQLIQAKLKEDDSLQSLGHALHAAALLGTSGNFIQDRIEEVVVQADEVDGKLLQWEGGLTTTSLLITGLLRFPGAKPLNAQQAEKLATYLLTRRTVQTPKGALALLEATTSLASSDISPVSITIAGPAQVTLDKPELKVHISDILGRALKAPPTPVVAQSATRITDDVVVLSKQPLSPGGTPVEFVLPLRLEPGQYRIALTAGSHSTTLTVRVLGPVTLEWLQIGLGDADGSAAPRLTKLTHPSKLPSPLRADSSHHLVAKFAISRVVHQAFLRLYSGKKEIIFVAEPDNSKLYKISVNLASELAHSGTFEMELILGDSVMSNPIRWVIGTIEVSLSTPEPEKKSLRGPKPEIKHLFRQPEKRPAEVVSMLFTGLTVSPLLLLFVLWWKVGVNFGGFTTLSVPFHVGFGGILYLFFLFWWKLDMFTTCAWLIPIGGFTFLAGHKLLSHVAKHKKA; translated from the exons ATGCATTTCAAACTTCTACTAT TAGCTGCACTCGTACTTTTATTCAGCACCGCCACACATGCAAGCGTTGGAGGTTACATCTGCCCCAATGatcgaaaaaagttattgactGTCTTAGTTAAGGCTCTAATCAACGTTGAGGGCGACTTTTCAACGCCCTATTATGGCATTAAAGGCTTTAAGGCTCTTAACGAACAAGTGGCGGCTGTTCTAGTCAAAGATAATTGTGCACACATAAAGAAATACTACAAAGCTGACTGCACTCCTGAGGAAAATTTCCAGGGTTTGTCGGCCTGGAACTTGCTGGGGTGTTCGGGAAAACTTCACACTGATGCCACAATTACT aatttgcGAACTGTGCTGGAAAGTGACAAATCCACAACATCCGACATTCGATACGCCGCTGAAACCTTGAAACTGCTAGGGGCCGCAATCCCAAATGGGGCTAAAGTGGCCCAACTCATCCAAGCCAAGTTAAAGGAAGACGACAGTTTGCAAAGTTTGGGTCATGCACTACACGCAGCCGCCCTTTTGGGCACCTCCGGCAACTTCATCCAAGACCGCATTGAAGAAGTGGTCGTCCAAGCGGACGAAGTCGATGGAAAACTCCTCCAGTGGGAAGGGGGCCTCACCACCACCTCCCTCCTCATAACCGGTTTGCTCCGTTTTCCCGGGGCCAAGCCCCTCAACGCCCAACAGGCCGAAAAACTGGCCACTTACTTACTCACCCGTCGAACAGTCCAGACCCCCAAGGGGGCCCTAGCTTTGCTGGAAGCCACCACAAGTTTGGCTTCAAGCGACATCTCCCCTGTCAGCATCACAATCGCGGGGCCCGCTCAAGTCACCTTGGACAAACCGGAGCTTAAAGTGCACATTTCGGATATTCTAGGCAGGGCTTTGAAGGCGCCCCCGACGCCAGTCGTGGCCCAATCTGCGACACGCATCACCGACGATGTCGTGGTCTTGTCCAAGCAGCCCCTCAGCCCTGGGGGCACCCCAGTTGAGTTCGTTTTGCCCCTGAGACTCGAACCGGGGCAATATCGCATTGCGCTGACTGCGGGGTCACATTCCACCACTCTGACCGTCAGGGTTTTGGGGCCCGTGACGCTCGAGTGGCTGCAGATCGGGCTGGGGGACGCCGACGGCAGTGCAGCCCCCAGGCTCACCAAACTAACACATCCTTCGAAATTGCCCAGTCCGTTACGTGCAGATTCAAGTCATCACCTTGTTGCGAAATTTGCAATTTCCCGAGTGGTGCATCAAGCATTTTTGCGGCTTTATTCCGGTAAAAAAgagattatttttgttgctgAGCCTGACAACAGTAAGTTGTACAAAATCAGTGTTAATTTAGCGTCAGAATTGGCGCATTCGGGCACTTTTGAAATGGAATTGATTTTGGGAGACTCTGTGATGAGTAACCCCATTCGGTGGGTCATTGGTACGATCGAAGTTAGTTTGAGTACACCTGAGCCGGAGAAAAAATCGCTCAGAGGCCCCAAACCCGAGATTAAGCATCTGTTCAGACAGCCGGAAAAACGACCAGCGGAAGTTGTGTCAATGCTCTTCACCGGTTTGACGGTTTCCCCCTTGCTACTGTTGTTCGTTTTGTGGTGGAAAGTTGGGGTCAATTTTGGCGGTTTCACCACGCTTTCGGTACCATTCCATGTCGGTTTTGGGGGCATTTTGTACTTGTTTTTCCTGTTTTGGTGGAAACTAGACATGTTCACCACTTGTGCTTGGTTGATTCCAATCGGAGGTTTCACGTTTTTGGCCGGTCACAAGTTACTGAGCCATGTcgcaaaacacaaaaaagctTGA
- the BCAS2 gene encoding pre-mRNA-splicing factor SPF27, producing the protein MAGEVIVDALPYIDQGYDEPGVREAAFAMVEEECRRYRPTKNYLEHLPPLNVSSFETPMIHNEFERLQNRLPMDTLSMKRYELPPPPSGKLNEVGAWLECVDNSQAQLEHQAVRILNLQLMLEFCCPAWQRYLQTLTDLEKIASKKLADLRQALQEVNWQRKSLQTKGGEQLKNLEAKWVALVSHNYEIEQACSMAEEYLAQLKQNPLLQKQNHQDAAN; encoded by the coding sequence ATGGCTGGTGAGGTGATAGTGGACGCTTTGCCTTATATTGACCAGGGTTATGACGAGCCTGGGGTCCGGGAGGCGGCGTTTGCGATGGTTGAGGAAGAGTGCCGCCGCTACCGCCCTACTAAAAACTACCTGGAGCATCTACCACCCCTCAACGTGTCGTCCTTTGAAACTCCAATGATCCACAACGAGTTCGAGCGCTTGCAAAATCGCCTGCCTATGGACACCCTTTCCATGAAACGATACGAGCTTCCTCCACCCCCTAGTGGCAAACTGAACGAAGTTGGCGCGTGGCTCGAATGTGTTGATAATTCACAAGCACAGCTCGAGCACCAGGCTGTGAGAATATTAAACTTGCAGCTGATGTTGGAATTTTGTTGTCCCGCTTGGCAAAGGTATCTACAAACCTTGACAGATTTGGAGAAGATTGCCAGCAAGAAATTGGCTGATTTGAGGCAAGCTTTGCAAGAAGTGAACTGGCAAAGGAAGTCCCTCCAGACGAAAGGTGGCGAGCAGTTGAAGAATCTCGAGGCGAAATGGGTAGCGCTGGTTTCACATAACTACGAAATAGAACAGGCCTGTTCTATGGCTGAGGAGTATTTAGCGCAATTGAAACAGAACCCGCTTTTGCAAAAGCAAAATCATCAAGACGCGGCAAATTAA
- the Rnmt gene encoding mRNA cap guanine-N7 methyltransferase yields the protein MSSSATLISQDVEDYNESENTDDLEQTLVLAAQDADARSNELQTDTSYREEVEEEVAQPEPQSTSSYKAKRKHEDEEPAPKHLKTNEGQAVGRTSEGYAKVVATHYNLLEEKGLDERSKSRIVYMRNFHNWIKSMLINEYLTKIKDGKKHNAPVRVLDMCCGKGGDLLKWRKGNITHLICSDIASVSLDQCRSRYNDMKERSSRERNGGNIYSIEYIAGDCSRVRLREKYTDPSMKLDLVSCQFAFHYSFESLPQAECMIRNASECLQPGGFFIGTIPDANDLIARARRADANTFGNDVYQVHFDCDVNKPPLFGAKYNFHLDGVVDCPEFLVHFPTLIKLARKYGLKFVKKEKFYDYYEQMKNEGRQLLINMKSLETYPPYDNTPLLGTDPGDYIHAEEFLKKEGKNGKIGTLSKSEWEASSLYMLFVFEKVKNTWNTDGTPVYDI from the exons ATGTCCTCAAGTGCAACGTTAATTTCCCAAGACGTGGAGGACTACAACGAATCCGAAAACACCGATGATTTGGAACAAACTTTAGTATTAGCGGCTCAAGATGCGGACGCACGAAGTAACGAGCTTCAAACAGACACCAGTTACAGGGAAGAGGTCGAGGAAGAAGTTGCACAGCCAGAACCCCAATCAACAAGCAGTTACAAAGCAAAACGAAAACACGAGGACGAAGAACCGGCCCCGAAACACTTGAAAACAAACGAGGGGCAAGCCGTTGGCCGAACGAGTGAAGGGTATGCCAAGGTGGTGGCGACCCATTATAACCTCTTGGAGGAAAAAGGTCTGGATGAGCGGTCAAAATCGCGCATAGTTTACATGAGGAACTTCCATAATTGGATCAAGAGTATGCTGATAAACGAATATTTGACGAAAATTAAAGACGGGAAGAAGCACAACGCGCCTGTGCGCGTGTTGGACATGTGTTGCGGCAAAGGGGGCGACCTCCTCAAGTGGCGGAAAGGCAACATCACCCATTTGATTTGCAGCGACATTGCTTCCGTCTCTTTGGACCAATGTAGATCGCGCTACAACGACATGAAAGAGCGGAGCAGTCGCGAGCGCAACGGGGGAAACATCTACTCCATCGAGTACATAGCTGGGGACTGTTCCCGCGTAAGACTGCGCGAAAAATACACCGACCCTTCCATGAAGCTCGACCTGGTCAGCTGCCAGTTTGCTTTTCACTACAGTTTCGAGAGTTTGCCCCAAGCTGAGTGCATGATACGTAACGCCTCCGAGTGTCTCCAGCCTGGGGGCTTCTTCATTGGGACAATACCAGACGCCAATGATCTCATTGCGAGGGCGCGGAGAGCCGACGCAAACACGTTCGGAAACGACGTCTATCAAGTGCATTTCGACTGTGATGTAAACAAACCACCGCTTTTTGGTgctaaatacaattttcatctGGACGGCGTGGTGGATTGTCCAGAGTTTTTGGTTCATTTTCCTACGTTAATCAAATTAGCCAGAAAGTATGGCTTGAAATTTGTCAAAAAGGAAAAGTTTTACGATTATTATgaacaaatgaaaaatgagGGAAGACAGCTGCTTATTAATATGAAAAGTCTTGAAACGTATCCTCCTTACGACAATACCCCACTGCTGGGGACTGATCCTGGGGATTATATTCATGCTGAggaatttttgaagaaagagggcaaaaatggaaaaattggGACGTTGTCCAAGTCAGAGTGGGAGGCTTCTT CCTTGTATATGCTGTTTGTCTTTGAAAAGGTGAAGAATACGTGGAATACGGATGGCACACCTGTTTATGATATATAA